The Barnesiella intestinihominis YIT 11860 genome includes a window with the following:
- the rplM gene encoding 50S ribosomal protein L13: protein MDTLSYKTISANKATVKKEWVVVDATDQVLGRMCAKVAKILRGKYKPCYTPHVDCGDNVIIINADKVQLTGKKWTDRVYLNFTGYPGGQRELSPADLMKKGESRLFKRVLKGMLPKNKLGAQLLRNVYIYGGSEHPHAAQTPKTIDINTLK, encoded by the coding sequence GTGGATACTTTAAGTTATAAGACCATTTCTGCAAACAAAGCGACCGTTAAAAAAGAATGGGTTGTGGTTGATGCAACCGATCAAGTTTTGGGTCGTATGTGTGCAAAAGTTGCTAAAATATTGCGTGGTAAATATAAACCGTGCTATACTCCTCATGTGGATTGTGGCGATAATGTAATTATTATCAATGCCGATAAGGTGCAATTAACGGGGAAAAAATGGACGGATCGGGTTTATTTGAACTTTACAGGTTATCCCGGCGGTCAAAGAGAATTGTCTCCTGCCGATTTGATGAAAAAAGGAGAATCGAGATTATTCAAACGTGTACTGAAAGGTATGCTCCCCAAAAATAAATTGGGCGCTCAATTGTTGAGAAACGTTTATATTTATGGAGGAAGCGAGCATCCACATGCTGCACAAACCCCTAAAACAATAGATATTAACACCCTTAAATAA